The genomic window CGTACACCGCCCTCGGCCCGGCGCGCTCGGCGAGCGATGGCCACAGCGACTCGTGCAGCCGCAGCGTGATGTCGGCGTCCTCAGCGGCATAATCCACCGCCTGATCAAGCGCCACCTGATCGAAGCTGATCTGTTTGGCGCCCTTGCCGGCCACCGCCTCATAGCCGATCGGCCGGTAATTGAGATACTTCTGCGCCAGCGAGTCCATGTCGTGGCGCGCGGCGGTGGCATCCAGGCAGTACGACTCGAGCATGGTGTCGTGGACGACGCCGCGCAGGGTGATGCCGTGGTTGGCCAGTACGCTCATGTCGTATTTCAGGTTCTGCCCCAGCTTGCCCGCCGCCGGATCCTCGAGCAGCGGCTTCAACCGGGCGAGCGTGGCGTCGCGATCGAGCTGCTGGGGTTGATCCGGGCCGCAATGCGCGAGCGGCAGATAGGCGGCCTCGCCCGCGGTCACCGCGAACGACACACCGACCACGCGGGCGCGCATGTAATCGAGGCTGTCGGTCTCGAGGTCGAAGGCGAAGAACGGCGCCGCGGCGAGCCGCTCGAGCCATGCCGCCAGATCGCCCTCGGTCTGGATGCAGTGATAGGCGGCCTGGGGATCGGCGGGGTCGTGATGCGCGGTCACCGCGGCCGGCTCGGCGGTCTCGGTGGCATCGGCCTCGATCTCGCGCAGCCAGGTGTTGAAGCCAAGGCCCCGGTAGCGTCGCGCCAGCTCGTCGCGGTCGGGGCGCTCGAGCCGGATCGCCAGCGGCGCCAGGGGCAGCTCGACATCGCAGTGGATGGTCGCCAGCTGTCGTGAGAGATCGAGCTCGTCGAGATGCGCGCGCAGGCTCTCGCCGACCTTGCCGCCGATCGCCCCGGCATGGGCACGGATGCCGTCGATGGACTGGTACTGGGTCAGCCACTTGGCAGCGGTCTTGGGCCCCACCTTGGGGACGCCGGGGATGTTGTCCGAGGTATCGCCCACCAGCGCCAGGTAGTCGATGATCTGCTCCGGGGGCACGCCGAACTTCTCGACCACCGCGTCGCGATCCAGGAGGGTATTGGACATGGTGTTGAGCAGCGTGACCCCGCCGTTGACCAGCTGCGCCATGTCCTTGTCGCCGGTGGAGATCAACAGCGTCAGCCCCTCGTCCCGGCCGCGCACGGCGAGCGTGCCGATCACATCATCCGCCTCGACGCCACCGACCTCGATCAGCGGCAGGCCCATGGCCCGGACAACGGCCTTGAGCGGCTCGAGCTGGGCGGCGAGATCATCGGGCATGGGCGGGCGGTTGGCCTTGTATTCGGCGAACAGCGCGTCCCGGAAGGTCTTGCCCGGGGCATCGAAGACCACGCCCATGTGTACCGGGCGGTAGTCCTCGATCAGTCGCCGGAGCATGCTGATCACCCCATAGATCGCGCCGGTGGGTTCACCCGCTGCATTGGTCAGGGGCGGCAGCGCGTGATAGGCCCGATAGAGGTAGGACGAACCATCCACCAGCAACAGGCGCTTGTCGGGGTCACTCATAGCAGTCCTAGATCCGTTCCAGATTGGCGTAGGCGGCGACCAGCCACTTGGTGCCCGCGCTGTTGAAGTTGACCTGGATGCGGGCGTTGGGGCCATTACCCTCACAGTCGAGCACGATCCCCTCGCCGAAGCGACTGTGCTGGACGCGCTCGCCGAGGCCGAACTCGGCCTCGGTGGCGGTGGCGGCGCCCTCCCCCGGACCGGTCCCGGCGGCGGTCGGGCCGGTCACCGAGAACCGCGCCCGCACCTCATCCACCAGCGCCGGCGGCAGCTCGCGGATAAAGCGTGAGGCGATGGCGAAGTCGTCCCGCCCATGCAGGCGGCGGCGCTCGGCGTAGCTGATCAAAAGCTGCTGCCGGGCCCGGGTGATGCCCACGTAGGCGAGGCGGCGCTCCTCCTCGAGCCGGCCCGGCTCCTCGACGGACATGCGATGCGGGAACAGTCCCTCCTCAAGCCCGGCCAGGAACACCACCGGGAACTCAAGCCCCTTGGCGGAGTGCAGGGTCATCAGCTGCACGCAGTCCTCCCAGGCGCCGGCCTGTCCCTCACCCGCCTCCAGCGCGGCATGGGCAAGGAACGCGGTGAGCGGCTCCATCTCCGCCTCGGCGGTGTTGTCCTGTTCGAAGTTGCCGGCCGCGGTGATCAGCTCGTCGAGGTTTTCAAGCTTGTCCTGAGCCCGCTCCGATCCGTCCTTGCCCAGGTGCGCGCGCAACCCGGTCCGGGTCAGCATCGTCTCCATACACTCGGGCAGGGATGCCCCGGCGGTGTCCGCGGCCAGCCCATCGATCAGATCCAGAAACGCCCGCAGGGCATTGCCGGCACGGGCGGGCAGCCCGCCGCCATGAGTGACCAGTCCACGTGCCGCGGCCCAGAGGCTGATCCCCTGATCGCGGGCGGCGATCCGCAGGGTCTCAACGGTGCGATTGCCGATCCCCCGGGTCGGGGTATTGATGATCCGCTCGAGCGCGGCGCTGTCGTCGCGGTTGGCCATCAGCCGCAGGTAGGCGAGGGCGTCCTTGATCTCGGCGCGCTCGAAAAAGCGCAGGCCCCCATAGACCCGATACGGAACGCGCCGGGCCATCAGCGCCTCCTCGAAGGTCCGTGACTGGGCGTTGGAGCGATACAGGATGGCGATATCACTACGCGCCAGGCCCTGTTCGTCGACCATGGCCATCAGCCGCTCCACCACGAACCGCGCCTCGTCCTGCTCGTTGAACGCGGCATAGAGGGCGATGGGCTCACCGGCCTCGCCCTCGGTCCAGAGCTTTTTGCCCAGACGGTCGCTGTTGCGGGCGATCAGCGTGTTCGCGGCGTCAAGGATGGTGCGGGTCGAGCGGTAGTTCTGCTCGAGCCGCAGCACGCGGGTGTTGGAGTAGTCCTTGCGAAAGCGCTCCAGGTTCTCCACCCGGGCGCCGCGCCAGCCATAGATCGATTGATCGTCATCGCCGACGATGAACACATCCGATTCCGGCCCGGCCAGGAGCTTGAGCCACTCGTACTGGATGCCGTTGGTGTCCTGGAACTCATCCACCAGCACATGGCGGAAGCGACGCCGGTAGTGGCCCAACAGCTCGAGGTGGTTCTGGAGCATCTCCACGGTGCGCAGCATCAGCTCGGCGAAATCCACGACGCCGGCACTGCGGCAGGCCTGCTCGTAGGCGGCGTAGACCCGCGCCATCTGCCCGGTGTAGGGGTCGGCGCTGTCGAGGTCTTCGGCGCGCTCGCCGGCGTCCTTTCGGGCGTTGATGAAGCCCTGCAGCTGACGCACCGGCCAGCGGTTCTCGTCGAGCTCCAGATCGCGCATGATCCGCTTCACGAGCCGGCGTTGATCCTCACTGTCGAGGATCTGAAAACCCTGCGGCAGCCCCGCCTCCTGCCAGTGCAGGCGCAGCAGCCGGTGGCTGAGGCCGTGGAACGTGCCGACCCAGAGCCCCGAGCGGCTGATACCAAGGCGCTCCTCGATGCGCCCGCGCATCTCGGCGGCGGCCTTGTTGGTGAAGGTGACCGCCAGCAGATTCCAGGGCGTGGCCCCTTCCACCCGGACCAGCCAGGCGGCCCGGTGGGTGAGGACGCGGGTCTTGCCACTGCCGGCGCCGGCAAGGACCAGGGCGTGGCCCAGCGGCGCACTGACGGCTTCACGCTGGGCGGGGTTGAGCGGGTCGATCAGATCGGATACATCCATCGCTCAGAGTATATCAGCGTGCCCCGGGACTAGGTGACGGACAGCGCCCTCACCGGCGGCAGATCGCGGATGAGCTCGGCCAGGGCGCTGACGACCGGTTCACGGGCACAGCCACGACGCCGATAGATGGCCAGTTCCCGCACGGGTGGCGTACCCGAGAACGCCCGCACCGCGAGTCCCTCGGTCTGGGCGCCGGCGGCCTGGACGGCAAGGGTCGGCAGCAGGGTGGCGCCGGCGCCGGTCGCCACCATCTGGCGCAGGGTCTCAAGGCTGGTGGCGCGAAAGTCCTGCTGCTGGCGGGCGCCCACCCGCGAGCAGAAATCCAGCGCCTGATCGCGCATGCAATGACCCTCCTCGAGTAGCAGCATCGGGGTGGCGTCGAGATCGTTCCGGCCGATACTCGACTGCGCCGCCAGCGGATGATCCGCCGGCAGCGCCACCTCGAACGGCTCCTTGAACAGCGACTGGGCGATCAGCCCCTCGTCAGGGACCGGCACGCCCATGATCGCGGCGTCGAGGGTGCCCTCCTGCAGCCGCTCGACCAGCCCGCGGGTGCGCTCCTCGTGGAGTAACAGCCGCAGCTTGGGGTACTGCGCCTGCAGGACCGGGAAGAGGTGCGGGATCAGATAGGGCCCCAGCGTGGGGATGATGCCGATGCGCAGGTCGCCACTCATTGGATCCCCGGCGGTGCGGGCGACGCTGACCAGATCATCGACCTCGTTGAGCACCTGACGGGCGCGCTCGGTGATCATCCGACCGATGGGGGTGACCAGCACCCGCTTGCTGGTGCGCTCAACGAGCTGGACGTCGAGATAGGCCTCGAGCTTTTTGATCTGTGTGCTGAGGGTGGGCTGGCTGACATAGCAGGCGGCGGAGGCGCGGCCGAAGTGCTGATGATCGGCGACAGCCACCAGATAGCGCAGGTCACGGAAGTTGATATGGTTCATGGGCGGATCTCGATATCTCCCGCAAGTTCAAGCCACAGCCGCCGATAGGCCTCAGTGGCAGTGGCGCGTGGGGCGAAGGCCGCCAGGGGCTGGCGGTGGACGCTCATCTGTTCGATGTCGGTGCTGTAGGGGATCCCGGTGCGCAGGCAGTGGCGCAGCGAGGTCGGTGGTGCCTCCGACCAGCGCCGGTGGAGCCCGCGGCGGCGGTCGACCATGGACAGGAACGGTCGCAGCGTATCGCGACCGTAGCGGCCACGATCGAAGCGCGCCACCATCTGCCGCCAGGCGTTGAGGGACAGCGGCGCCGGGATGAGCGGGCAGAGCACCCGGGTCGCCACCCGGACCACCGCATCGGCGAGCCGCGAGAAACTCGGTGGGCAGTCCAACACCACCAGCCCATAATTCTCCGAGAACGGCTGCAGGAGCCGATCAAGCAGCCGCGCGCCATCCTTGCCCTTGTCGATGAGATCATCCAGCTGGCGCAGCGATCCGTCTGCGGGCAGGAGATCGAGATAGGTCTGCCGGGTGCGGACCGTCTCGCGGCCGATGGGGGACTTGCGCCGGAACAGCTTCGCCGGCGGCCGGGCAAGGCCTGGCGCGGCGCCGACACACCAGGTCGCCGCCGCCTGGGCATCGAGATCCCAGAGCAGGGTGGGCACCCCGGCGCGGGCCGCCTGATCGGCGAGGTTCACCGCCGTGGCGGTCTTGCCCACACCGCCCTTGAGATTGTGGAGCGCAATGATGTCCATTAACCGGCTGACCCTCTCCATTCAAGGGTCATTCTAGCGTGCCGGCGCGGGATCCGTCCCGCGCGCTCCGCACTGCCGGCCGGCGGCTGCGCTCAACGCCTGTCGAGACAGCTCACCAGGCGCTCGCTGAGCTGGTTGATCAGGGCGGTATAGAAGCCGTTCCCGACGGCGACATCACTGCCGAGCGGATCGAGGACACCCGTGCGGGCATCCGTCTCATCGAGCACCGTGTCGACCAGCTGTGGATTGAACTGCGGCTCGGCGAATACGCACTGTACGTCGTGACGGTCGACAACGGTCCGGATCGAAGCGATATGGGCCGGCCCCGGATCGCCGGCATCACTGAGCGAGATCGCGCCCACGGTGTTCATACCAAAGCGCCGCTCGAAGTACTGGTAGGCGTCATGGAAAACGATAAAGGGCACATCCGAGACCGGTTCCACTGCCGTGCGGATGTCCGCCATCATCGCCTCGATATCCGCTTGAGCGGCCTCGGCATTGGCTCGGTACTGGTCGGCATGGGCGGGATCCTCCGCCGCCAGGGTCGCGGCGATCACATCCAGCCAGTGAATGGCATTGGCTGGATCCAGCCAGGCATGTGGGTCGGTACGCTCATGACCGTGATCGTCGTGGCCCCCATGATCCCCGTGATCGTCATGACCGTCGTGACCCGGATCGTCATCTCCCCCGGCCTCGGCGAGCACACGGTCACGGAAGGCATAGCGCTCCGTGCCCTCGGTATGCAGCAAAGCCACCGCGCGGGCCTCACCGGCGAGGTTATCCAGCGCTCCGGTCAACCAGGGCGTCAGCGCGCCACCGACCCAGAACACCACATCGGCCGATTCGAGGGCACTGGCGTCGGATGGGCGCAGGGAATAGTCATGCGGTGATGCGCCGGGCTGGATCACCAGGGCAGGTTCAGCCACCCCGTCCATCACCTGGGTGACCAGCGAGTGGACCGGTGCGACGTCGGTGGCCACCTGCGGCGCAGCGGATACCGGCGCCGCCACGGCGCTCGCCATCAGTGCGAGGGACCACGCCATCCGGCGCGTCCAGTCGAGTGGGTGCGGGCCATTCATGAGGCTGCTCCTTTGGGTAACGAATGTAATGATATACTATAACATCAATATTCCGCTTTTCGAGGCCCCTCGGCTATGGCACTGTCAGCGCCCATCATGACGCACCCACAGACCCCACTGATCGAGGCGCACGACCTCAACGTCCGCATCGGTGGCAACGCCATCCTCGAGGACATCACCCTGTGCCTGCGCGCCGGTGAGATCGTCACGGTGGTCGGGCCCAATGGCTCGGGGAAATCGACCCTGCTGCGGGCGCTGATCGGCGCGCTCGCCATCGATGGTGGCCACATCCATAAGGCCCGCGACCTGCGCCTCGGTTATGTCCCGCAGCGGCTCCATATCGATCCGACGCTGCCGCTCAGCGTGCGGCGGTTCCTCAACCTGCCGCGCCGCCATCACCGGGCCACCATCGATCAGGCGCTGGAGCAGGCGGGCATCCCGGGCCGGGCAGACGCGGCGCTGGCCTCGCTCTCCGGCGGTGAGTTCCAGCGTGCACTGATGGCACGGGCATTGATCGATGAACCCAATCTGCTCATGCTCGATGAGGCCTCACAGGGCCTGGACCAGACCGGTACCGCCGATTTCTATCGCCAGCTTGAGCACATCCGCGACCGCCTCGGCTGTGGAATCCTGCTGGTCAGTCACGATCTTCATGTCGTGATGCGCGCCGCTGACCGGGTGATCTGCCTCAACCATCACATCTGCTGTCAGGGGCGGCCCGAGGCGGTGACGGCCGCGCCGGAATACCGCGCGCTGTTCGGCACCGATGATGAGACGGCGCTGGCGATCTTCCGCCATGATCCCCATCACCACCCCCATGCCCCGGCGGCGGAGGATGACGATGCTGGATGACTTCATGGTGCGGGCTACCCTCGCCGGTCTGGGTGTGGTGCTGGCCGCGGCGCCGCTGGGCTGCTTCGTGGTATGGCGGCGGATGGCGTTTTTCGGCGCGGCGACCGCCCATGCCGCGGTGCTTGGCGTCGCCCTCTCGCTCGCGCTGTCGCTGTCGGTATTCGTCGGTGTGCTGGCGGTCTCCCTGTTGATGGCGGTCACGGTCAGCCTGCTCAGTGACCGCGGCTATGCCATGGATACACTGCTGGGGGTCATGGCCCACTCGTCGCTGGCTTTTGGGCTGGTGGCGGTGTCGTTCCTGAGCGATGTACGCATCGACCTGATGGCCTACCTGTTCGGCGATATCCTTGCCGTCGGCCGCACCGACCTGGCGATTATCTGGACCGGATCGCTGCTGGTGCTGGGACTGACCCTATGGCGCTGGCAGTCACTGCTACTGGCCACCGTGAGCACGGAAATGGCC from Spiribacter curvatus includes these protein-coding regions:
- a CDS encoding metal ABC transporter ATP-binding protein produces the protein MTHPQTPLIEAHDLNVRIGGNAILEDITLCLRAGEIVTVVGPNGSGKSTLLRALIGALAIDGGHIHKARDLRLGYVPQRLHIDPTLPLSVRRFLNLPRRHHRATIDQALEQAGIPGRADAALASLSGGEFQRALMARALIDEPNLLMLDEASQGLDQTGTADFYRQLEHIRDRLGCGILLVSHDLHVVMRAADRVICLNHHICCQGRPEAVTAAPEYRALFGTDDETALAIFRHDPHHHPHAPAAEDDDAG
- a CDS encoding ParA family protein, with product MERVSRLMDIIALHNLKGGVGKTATAVNLADQAARAGVPTLLWDLDAQAAATWCVGAAPGLARPPAKLFRRKSPIGRETVRTRQTYLDLLPADGSLRQLDDLIDKGKDGARLLDRLLQPFSENYGLVVLDCPPSFSRLADAVVRVATRVLCPLIPAPLSLNAWRQMVARFDRGRYGRDTLRPFLSMVDRRRGLHRRWSEAPPTSLRHCLRTGIPYSTDIEQMSVHRQPLAAFAPRATATEAYRRLWLELAGDIEIRP
- a CDS encoding iron chelate uptake ABC transporter family permease subunit, which gives rise to MLDDFMVRATLAGLGVVLAAAPLGCFVVWRRMAFFGAATAHAAVLGVALSLALSLSVFVGVLAVSLLMAVTVSLLSDRGYAMDTLLGVMAHSSLAFGLVAVSFLSDVRIDLMAYLFGDILAVGRTDLAIIWTGSLLVLGLTLWRWQSLLLATVSTEMAHAEGIDPSRERLILTVALAIVVAVAIKVVGVLLIAALLIIPAASARPFSHTPERMALIAAMIGAVSVLGGMWGSWHLNTPTGASIVCVAAILFVALNTLARSLPRRHAGV
- the uvrD gene encoding DNA helicase II encodes the protein MDVSDLIDPLNPAQREAVSAPLGHALVLAGAGSGKTRVLTHRAAWLVRVEGATPWNLLAVTFTNKAAAEMRGRIEERLGISRSGLWVGTFHGLSHRLLRLHWQEAGLPQGFQILDSEDQRRLVKRIMRDLELDENRWPVRQLQGFINARKDAGERAEDLDSADPYTGQMARVYAAYEQACRSAGVVDFAELMLRTVEMLQNHLELLGHYRRRFRHVLVDEFQDTNGIQYEWLKLLAGPESDVFIVGDDDQSIYGWRGARVENLERFRKDYSNTRVLRLEQNYRSTRTILDAANTLIARNSDRLGKKLWTEGEAGEPIALYAAFNEQDEARFVVERLMAMVDEQGLARSDIAILYRSNAQSRTFEEALMARRVPYRVYGGLRFFERAEIKDALAYLRLMANRDDSAALERIINTPTRGIGNRTVETLRIAARDQGISLWAAARGLVTHGGGLPARAGNALRAFLDLIDGLAADTAGASLPECMETMLTRTGLRAHLGKDGSERAQDKLENLDELITAAGNFEQDNTAEAEMEPLTAFLAHAALEAGEGQAGAWEDCVQLMTLHSAKGLEFPVVFLAGLEEGLFPHRMSVEEPGRLEEERRLAYVGITRARQQLLISYAERRRLHGRDDFAIASRFIRELPPALVDEVRARFSVTGPTAAGTGPGEGAATATEAEFGLGERVQHSRFGEGIVLDCEGNGPNARIQVNFNSAGTKWLVAAYANLERI
- the polA gene encoding DNA polymerase I, which translates into the protein MSDPDKRLLLVDGSSYLYRAYHALPPLTNAAGEPTGAIYGVISMLRRLIEDYRPVHMGVVFDAPGKTFRDALFAEYKANRPPMPDDLAAQLEPLKAVVRAMGLPLIEVGGVEADDVIGTLAVRGRDEGLTLLISTGDKDMAQLVNGGVTLLNTMSNTLLDRDAVVEKFGVPPEQIIDYLALVGDTSDNIPGVPKVGPKTAAKWLTQYQSIDGIRAHAGAIGGKVGESLRAHLDELDLSRQLATIHCDVELPLAPLAIRLERPDRDELARRYRGLGFNTWLREIEADATETAEPAAVTAHHDPADPQAAYHCIQTEGDLAAWLERLAAAPFFAFDLETDSLDYMRARVVGVSFAVTAGEAAYLPLAHCGPDQPQQLDRDATLARLKPLLEDPAAGKLGQNLKYDMSVLANHGITLRGVVHDTMLESYCLDATAARHDMDSLAQKYLNYRPIGYEAVAGKGAKQISFDQVALDQAVDYAAEDADITLRLHESLWPSLAERAGPRAVYESIELPLLPVLSRIERTGVRVDAGLLATQSRELAETMQQLEAQAHEAAGGPFNLGSPKQIQEILYERQGLPVLAKTPKGAPSTAESVLEELAAQGHDLPRLILDYRGVSKLRSTYTDKLPSLINPQTGRVHTSYHQAVAATGRLSSSDPNLQNIPIRTPEGRRIRRAFVPTPGYRLMAADYSQVELRIMAHLSGDDGLRRAFAEGLDIHSATAAEVFGGEAAAVSGDQRRAAKAINFGLIYGMSAWGLARQLGIERGEAQAYVDRYFERYPGVRAFMDRTRETAHQQGYVETVYGRRLYLPEINSRNNQRRQYAERTAINAPMQGTAADIIKRAMIAVDDWITREHPDATLVMQVHDELVLEVPAGDEAAVGERIRGFMAAAADLDVPLEVEVGIGDDWDTAH
- a CDS encoding zinc ABC transporter substrate-binding protein — translated: MNGPHPLDWTRRMAWSLALMASAVAAPVSAAPQVATDVAPVHSLVTQVMDGVAEPALVIQPGASPHDYSLRPSDASALESADVVFWVGGALTPWLTGALDNLAGEARAVALLHTEGTERYAFRDRVLAEAGGDDDPGHDGHDDHGDHGGHDDHGHERTDPHAWLDPANAIHWLDVIAATLAAEDPAHADQYRANAEAAQADIEAMMADIRTAVEPVSDVPFIVFHDAYQYFERRFGMNTVGAISLSDAGDPGPAHIASIRTVVDRHDVQCVFAEPQFNPQLVDTVLDETDARTGVLDPLGSDVAVGNGFYTALINQLSERLVSCLDRR
- a CDS encoding LysR substrate-binding domain-containing protein, giving the protein MNHINFRDLRYLVAVADHQHFGRASAACYVSQPTLSTQIKKLEAYLDVQLVERTSKRVLVTPIGRMITERARQVLNEVDDLVSVARTAGDPMSGDLRIGIIPTLGPYLIPHLFPVLQAQYPKLRLLLHEERTRGLVERLQEGTLDAAIMGVPVPDEGLIAQSLFKEPFEVALPADHPLAAQSSIGRNDLDATPMLLLEEGHCMRDQALDFCSRVGARQQQDFRATSLETLRQMVATGAGATLLPTLAVQAAGAQTEGLAVRAFSGTPPVRELAIYRRRGCAREPVVSALAELIRDLPPVRALSVT